A single region of the Pararge aegeria chromosome 18, ilParAegt1.1, whole genome shotgun sequence genome encodes:
- the LOC120631657 gene encoding uncharacterized protein LOC120631657, with protein MLDYDIVACIASVVLYVIIHKKNRKIKRRYWVRPSLRNRPNVSPILEDFRRDDINRRNIRSKFNTFLRISSEEFEILLNLTGPMISKTDTRWRNAVSASDRLAITLRYLATGDSYFSLGTLFKVSPQVISLIILDVCQTLVSTLSNYLRMPNTHGEWLSVARSFMQKWNVPNCVGALDGKHIRILCPTNSGSEFFNYKSYFSIVLLALIDANYNFLYVDIGCQGRISDGGVLRNSTLFDMIRDGTLSLPQAIPLQGRNTPVPFYFIGDDAFPISQNIIKPFSGYHAKGSPERVFNYRLSRGRMVVEDAFGILSNKFRILHSRIGLQNEKAKIVVMACVHLHNFMKRNERTTDGVLNEMQQNIPQIALNVEPSVIRNELKCYFLSEQGQLPWQYQI; from the exons ATGTTGGACTATGATATAGTTGCGTGTATCGCAAGTGTAGTGTTGTatgtcattattcataaaaagaaccGCAAAATCAAACGAAGATATTGGGTCAGACCAAGTCTTCGAAATAGGCCTAATGTGTCCCCGATACTTGAAGATTTTAGAAGGGACGACATAAACCGAAGAAATATTCGTTcgaaatttaacacttttctaAGGATCTCTAGTgaagaatttgaaatattactgaATTTAACTGGACCCATGAtatcaaaaactgacacccGCTGGAGAAATGCTGTGTCAGCTTCCGATCGACTAGCAATTACTTTGAGATACCTGGCTACAGGAGACTCTTATTTTTCACTCGGTACACTGTTTAAAGTGTCTCCacaagttatttctttaataattctagATGTTTGTCAAACTTTGGTGTCTACATTATCCAATTATTTAAGG atgccGAATACACATGGAGAATGGCTATCAGTGGCTCGAAGTTTCATGCAGAAATGGAATGTACCTAATTGCGTAGGTGCCCTCGATGGGAAACATATACGTATACTATGTCCAACTAATAGCGGTtctgagttttttaattataagtcatATTTCAGTATTGTTTTGCTAGCTTTAATCGATgccaattataactttttatacgtaGACATTGGATGTCAGGGCAGAATATCTGATGGTGGAGTTCTACGAAATTCAACTTTATTTGATATGATACGAGATGGAACTTTAAGTCTGCCACAAGCGATTCCATTACAAGGGAGAAATACACCTGTACCTTTTTATTTCATCGGTGACGATGCTTTCCCCATCtcacagaatataataaaaccgtttTCTGGATATCATGCAAAAGGATCACCTGAGagggtttttaattatagactTAGTCGCGGGCGCATGGTTGTAGAAGACGCGTTTGgcattttatctaataaattcagaattttgcATTCACGCATTGGTTTACAAAATGAGAAAGCAAAAATTGTCGTGATGGCTTGTGTGCATCtgcataattttatgaagaGAAATGAAAGAACTACTGATGGAGTTTTGAACGAAATGCAACAAAATATACCGCAGATCGCTCTAAATGTAGAACCAAGTGTAATTAGAAATGagctaaaatgttattttctatcGGAACAAGGTCAGCTTCCTTggcaatatcaaatataa
- the LOC120631709 gene encoding uncharacterized protein LOC120631709 encodes MTEFNWDDSAVLLLIEKYQENELLWNPRHMDFKNRNKRNDAVRDIASVFNIASTEIERKLKNLSSHYFREKRKFEESKRSGSGRDDVQLPKWFAYKALSFLNDKNAPVPTLNSHTPSSSQDNITPQTTLPSTRTSRKRNIEREPEVDEALQLLREITSNARQRDDAAIFADYISSKLRKMDHYTMCTVQHQIQNIIYEAEMRMGSMNFDTSNTTQPLRYQNVRPGYFTGQPTTLAMSPSPSTSRSYSVQSDYEMQNSPDVNTSDSLLQVLENNLTK; translated from the exons atgacaGAATTTAACTGGGATGATAGTgctgtacttttattaatagaaaagtaTCAAGAAAATGAACTATTGTGGAACCCAAGGCATATGGATTTCAAGAATCGCAACAAAAGAAACGATGCTGTTAGGGATATTGCTTCTGTGTTCAACATAGCATCAACAGAAATTGAGAGAAAACTGAAGAATTTATCTAGCCATTATTTTCGAGAAAAACGCAAATTTGAAGAATCTAAAAGGAGTGGATCTGGACGGGATGATGTTCAATTGCCGAAATGGTTTGCTTATAAGGCGTTatcatttcttaatgacaagaatgCACCGGTACCGACTCTGAACAGCCACACACCTAGT tcttcTCAAGATAATATCACTCCCCAGACTACGCTACCTTCGACAAGGACTTCACGAAAGCGAAATATAGAGAGAGAACCTGAAGTTGATGAAGCTTTGCAATTACTGAGGGAGATCACGTCTAATGCAAGGCAACGCGATGATGCTGCTATATTTGCAGACTATATAAGTAGCAAGTTGAGGAAGATGGATCATTACACGATGTGTACAGTACAACATCAAATCCAGAATATTATCTATGAAGCAGAAATGAGAATGGGTTCGATGAATTTTGATACTAGTAATACTACTCAGCCTCTTCGTTATCAAAATGTTCGTCCAGGATACTTCACCGGCCAACCTACAACGTTAGCAATGTCACCGTCGCCCTCAACTTCGCGCTCTTACTCTGTTCAATCAGACTATGAAATGCAAAATAGCCCAGATGTCAATACAAGTGACAGTCTGTTACAAgtcttggaaaataatttaaccaaataa